Genomic segment of Hydra vulgaris chromosome 11, alternate assembly HydraT2T_AEP:
GGCATTTTAGGTTTACCCTTCATGAATTTTCAGAAACAGGAAACTGTAACAGTTTTTGGAGTATATTCTTCTTCTCATCTTTTTCAACATCATCATCAGCTAAAGCCATTACAACAAGTTGCTGACTTAAATACCAGGTATGATTTTGCATGCTTTTCAGTATTGATTGAGAAAACTCGGAATATTCTTTACTTAAATCAAGCACATCTTTGAATGCTGCTAAATCATTAACTGGTGCTGTCATACTAAGAGAGCTTTTGAAAAACCAAGGACAGTatgttaaagatataaataaagaagttgTTTTAACTATCTTCTTCTCCTTATCATTCATGATGTTTGAGATGTTCTTTGTCATTTTTAATGTAAGCAAATAAATTGCATCTGCCATAAACCTTGCCGCATGGCAAGCTCCTGGCTGATGAAATTTTATTGCAGGAACATGACCAACAAGGTAATAAACACATAACTGACAAAGATTTTTGTAGTCTcctcttttgaaaatattttcttgaatTGCAGTTTCCCCAGACTTTAATGCTGCCTTGGCCATATTATAGACAGGTGATCCAATCTATAAAGAAGTCCAGTTAAACTTAACCAGATTGTCTGATGATGTGTCTATCTTGTCAACAATTGTTGACCAAGCCTTCTGTAAGCGTACATAAATTTCTCTTCTCGGAGACTTGATCTCGTCGCCAGTCAGAGCAgtcataaaatgtttaatatgtaCTTCAATAATATGGTGACAACACATGCACCAGACAAGACTTGTATTCAGGATAGTTGATAGGATTGTAACTGCTCCCGCAAATCTTCCAGTGTTGGATTGTGTCGCAGCAAACACCAATGATATTGTCGACAATATCATAGTATTCCAAGAGATTTAGGATTAAAATTGCCTGCTCTGACCCAGTTGAATTTTTGACTGCACTATGCCAAGCAAAAAATCATCTCTACATTCTAAATATGGGCTAGTTACAATAACTGCAATTCTCTCACAGTCAGCTGTCAGATCATTCTCTTCTTCCAGCTGTCTAACAAGTTTCCCAACAAAATGGACTATGAGTTTTTTCCCTTTTAAAACATCAACAAGATCCTGTCGTAGTGTTTCTCCTTAATCAATTAAAttgtacatttaaaataatagagataataaaaaaaaataaacttaatcaCTTAGGTGAATAATATTTACCAAGATTTTCAATAGTTCTGTATCTTTTTCTGTGTATAGTAAATGGGCTAACATCATCTTCAAATTCAATTTGTCCATCAAAAGCTTTGTCAGTACTTTTCTCGTCTGTTGATTTCTGCTATCTGTCAAATGTTTGCAAagtccttttttctttttgagcCTTTGTGTTATTCTGATCATTCAATTGCCTAACTCATTCGTATCTCTGCTTTCTTCGCAGAGACTTATT
This window contains:
- the LOC136087458 gene encoding uncharacterized protein LOC136087458 isoform X1; amino-acid sequence: MAKAALKSGETAIQENIFKRGDYKNLCQLCVYYLVGHVPAIKFHQPGACHAARFMADAIYLLTLKMTKNISNIMNDKEKKIVKTTSLFISLTYCPWFFKSSLSMTAPVNDLAAFKDVLDLSKEYSEFSQSILKSMQNHTWYLSQQLVVMALADDDVEKDEKKNILQKLLQFPVSENS